The Sphaerospermopsis torques-reginae ITEP-024 genome has a window encoding:
- a CDS encoding DNA methyltransferase: protein MKRLYYGDNLQVLRENIPNESIDLIYLDPPFNSKANYNILFRNATGEKSEAQITAFEDTWTWGIESERFLDEIKDKKGELYQFLDLLVRTLGKNSLSAYLVMMAIRLIELHRVLKSTGSLYLHCDTTASHYLKMILDLIFDARNYRNQITWRRTSSHSDAKKYARITDIIFYYVKSNKFTWNPQRLSYSEEYIKQYYCNIDSDGRRFQFDNLTNPKTSKGYFYKLLDCDPPENGWRMPESRAQEWLSQGKIAIPPTGKTPRYKRYLDEVQGKVIPDIWDDIPPINSQAKEALGYPTQKPLTLLERIIQASSNQDDIILDPFCGCGTAIHAAENLGRNWIGIDITHLAISLIEKRLRDAFPSKFIEDENKNQKLVPGIEFEVEGTPKDLAAAIDLFNRDAYQFQWWACSLVNAQPYKDKKKGADGGIDGLIFFEDVIDIKKSNKTAVKKIIVSVKGGKNINASMIRDLRGTMETNKAEIGLFVTLTPPTQPMIKEAASSGFYKAGNSRNYAKIQILTIEELLTGQKRPEFFDMKQGELTFKKAQRENQDIGEQGELF, encoded by the coding sequence ATGAAACGTCTTTACTACGGTGATAATCTCCAAGTTCTCAGAGAAAATATCCCCAATGAATCTATTGATTTAATTTATCTTGATCCGCCTTTTAATTCTAAAGCTAATTATAATATTCTCTTTAGAAATGCTACGGGTGAAAAATCAGAAGCGCAAATTACAGCATTTGAAGATACCTGGACATGGGGCATAGAGTCAGAAAGATTTTTAGATGAAATTAAAGATAAAAAAGGTGAATTATATCAATTTTTGGATTTATTAGTAAGAACATTAGGTAAAAATTCATTATCAGCTTATTTGGTAATGATGGCAATTAGATTAATAGAATTACATCGAGTTCTGAAATCTACAGGTAGTTTATATTTACATTGTGATACTACTGCCAGTCATTATTTAAAAATGATTCTAGATTTAATATTTGATGCCAGAAATTATCGTAATCAAATTACTTGGAGACGTACTAGCAGTCATAGCGATGCTAAAAAATATGCGAGAATTACAGATATTATTTTCTACTATGTCAAATCTAACAAATTTACTTGGAATCCTCAACGGTTGAGTTATTCTGAAGAATATATCAAACAATATTATTGTAATATTGATAGCGACGGTAGAAGATTTCAATTCGATAATTTAACCAACCCAAAAACAAGCAAAGGTTATTTCTATAAACTATTAGATTGTGATCCTCCTGAGAATGGTTGGAGAATGCCAGAATCTCGCGCCCAAGAGTGGTTAAGTCAAGGTAAAATTGCTATACCGCCAACAGGGAAAACACCACGTTATAAACGTTATTTAGATGAGGTGCAAGGTAAAGTCATTCCTGATATTTGGGATGATATACCACCTATTAATTCTCAAGCTAAGGAAGCTTTAGGATATCCTACCCAAAAACCTTTAACATTATTAGAAAGAATCATTCAAGCTAGTAGTAATCAAGATGATATCATTCTTGATCCATTTTGTGGATGTGGAACAGCAATACACGCAGCCGAAAATTTAGGCAGAAATTGGATCGGTATTGATATTACTCATTTAGCCATTTCTTTAATAGAAAAAAGATTAAGAGATGCTTTTCCTAGCAAATTTATTGAAGATGAAAATAAAAATCAAAAATTAGTACCAGGGATAGAATTTGAAGTTGAAGGTACACCAAAAGATTTAGCCGCAGCTATAGATTTATTTAACAGAGACGCTTATCAATTTCAATGGTGGGCGTGTTCTTTGGTAAATGCACAACCTTATAAAGATAAAAAGAAAGGTGCAGATGGGGGAATAGATGGTTTAATCTTTTTTGAAGATGTCATAGATATCAAAAAATCAAATAAAACCGCAGTCAAAAAAATCATTGTGAGTGTGAAAGGTGGAAAGAATATTAACGCTTCTATGATTAGAGATTTACGGGGTACAATGGAAACCAATAAAGCAGAAATTGGCTTATTTGTTACTCTCACACCTCCCACTCAACCCATGATTAAAGAAGCTGCATCTTCCGGTTTTTATAAAGCAGGAAATAGCAGGAATTACGCGAAAATTCAGATTTTAACTATTGAAGAACTATTAACAGGACAGAAGCGCCCAGAATTTTTTGATATGAAGCAGGGAGAGTTGACATTTAAAAAAGCACAAAGGGAAAATCAAGATATAGGAGAACAGGGGGAATTGTTTTAG
- a CDS encoding serine/threonine protein kinase — protein sequence MLTGTILQSGKYTIIQEIGRGGFGITFKATHHYLGQEVVMKTINERLRQHPDFPKFERQFQDEARRLAACVHPNIVRVSDFFEENGLPYMVMEYIPGENLGQAFVSPGIPLSEETAIHYIRQIGAALQVVHNNGLLHRDIKPDNIILRQGTQEVILIDFGIAREFNSGIKQTHTGLVSEGYAPIEQYLTQAPRTPATDVYGLAATLYALLTGQVPTPALLRDRQPMPSPRELQPHLSAAMNQAVMRGMAVESRFRPATVAEWLQLLPISRLEMTPQLLTQPAPTIDLSALKAENRQKQPAPIPAPTPSPVQKVTAISKKSGSSKAYIGVGVALVAMTAGFTLTRMPPKSQSQAPKPLFEQPLQEPTTPQPVVETTPSPENQDHQTNSPGESASFSTSERRKRRRNFSPELIPTNESVSPETAPEQENSSELTPGTNPQTTSAPVVTPTPSLVEKLREAKSSPQPTSSPEKEKENISPPAIENNDSAQPEKPEEPVVIPTAPPQPKNSVVVPTTPPKQSESTDSSAVVVPTQETNSKEKNANAPANNN from the coding sequence ATGTTAACAGGTACAATTTTGCAGAGTGGAAAATATACCATTATCCAAGAAATAGGGAGAGGTGGATTTGGTATTACTTTCAAAGCTACGCATCATTACTTAGGTCAAGAAGTAGTGATGAAAACTATTAACGAACGGCTCAGGCAACATCCTGATTTTCCTAAATTCGAGCGTCAATTTCAAGATGAAGCTAGAAGATTAGCCGCTTGCGTTCATCCCAATATAGTCCGAGTTAGTGACTTTTTTGAGGAAAATGGTTTACCTTACATGGTGATGGAATATATTCCGGGGGAAAATTTAGGACAAGCTTTTGTGTCACCAGGAATACCTTTATCAGAAGAAACCGCAATTCATTATATTCGCCAAATTGGGGCAGCATTACAGGTGGTACATAATAACGGTTTGCTGCACCGAGATATTAAACCTGATAATATTATTCTCCGCCAAGGCACTCAGGAAGTTATACTGATTGATTTTGGCATAGCCAGAGAATTTAATAGCGGTATTAAACAAACTCATACTGGTTTAGTGAGTGAAGGTTATGCACCTATTGAACAGTATTTAACCCAAGCACCACGCACCCCAGCTACCGATGTTTATGGTTTAGCAGCAACTTTGTATGCACTGTTAACCGGACAAGTTCCCACACCAGCATTATTACGAGATAGACAACCAATGCCTTCTCCTCGTGAACTGCAACCCCATCTGAGTGCAGCTATGAATCAAGCAGTTATGCGCGGTATGGCTGTGGAGTCTCGGTTTCGTCCGGCGACAGTAGCAGAATGGTTACAATTATTACCGATAAGCCGTTTGGAGATGACACCGCAATTACTCACTCAACCCGCACCAACAATTGATTTATCAGCCCTAAAAGCAGAAAATCGGCAAAAACAACCAGCACCTATTCCTGCTCCTACACCATCACCTGTACAAAAAGTTACAGCAATATCAAAGAAAAGCGGCTCATCTAAGGCATATATTGGCGTGGGTGTAGCTTTGGTAGCTATGACAGCAGGGTTTACCCTGACAAGAATGCCACCGAAATCTCAATCACAAGCCCCCAAGCCACTTTTTGAACAACCTCTTCAAGAACCTACTACACCACAACCTGTAGTTGAAACTACACCTTCACCGGAAAATCAAGATCATCAAACTAATTCTCCTGGTGAGTCGGCATCATTTTCTACTTCAGAACGACGCAAGCGCAGACGTAATTTTTCCCCAGAACTAATTCCCACTAACGAGAGTGTTTCTCCAGAAACTGCGCCTGAACAAGAAAACTCTTCAGAACTTACACCCGGCACAAATCCACAAACTACATCTGCACCTGTGGTTACTCCCACACCTTCATTAGTGGAGAAGCTACGGGAAGCTAAATCATCTCCTCAACCTACCTCATCTCCAGAAAAAGAAAAAGAAAATATCTCACCCCCTGCTATTGAAAATAACGACTCTGCTCAACCGGAAAAACCAGAAGAACCTGTAGTTATACCAACAGCACCACCACAACCGAAAAATTCTGTGGTTGTACCCACAACACCACCTAAGCAATCTGAGAGTACAGATTCTTCTGCTGTGGTTGTACCAACACAAGAAACAAATTCAAAAGAAAAAAATGCAAATGCACCTGCTAATAATAATTAG
- a CDS encoding DUF29 domain-containing protein, which produces MNHQLYEQDFNLWRETLVTQIKEKHFHDIDWEHLLLELEDMGKSEKRSFLSNLTILIAHLLKLIVQSDAPEMMKGSWYSSITEHRFRIKKDLQENPSFKNYLDEVISVAYTDARKLAIKEGKNAKFGVRKPDESDYPLDLPFTLEQLLDDDFYGDML; this is translated from the coding sequence ATGAATCATCAACTCTATGAACAAGATTTTAATTTGTGGCGAGAAACTCTCGTTACACAAATCAAAGAAAAGCATTTTCATGATATTGATTGGGAGCATTTGCTGTTAGAATTAGAAGATATGGGTAAATCAGAAAAACGGTCTTTCTTGAGTAATTTAACAATTTTAATTGCTCATTTACTCAAGTTAATTGTTCAATCTGATGCACCGGAAATGATGAAAGGTAGTTGGTACAGTTCTATTACTGAACATCGTTTTAGAATTAAAAAAGATTTACAAGAAAATCCTTCATTTAAAAATTATCTCGATGAGGTAATTTCTGTAGCTTATACTGATGCTCGAAAACTGGCAATTAAAGAAGGTAAAAATGCTAAGTTTGGCGTGAGAAAACCAGATGAATCTGATTATCCTCTTGATTTACCTTTTACTTTAGAACAGTTATTAGATGATGATTTTTATGGAGATATGTTATAA
- a CDS encoding DUF2442 domain-containing protein produces MLQDIIEVIPQDNYQLYLKFEDGKEGIIDVSQLIEFTGVFQPLRDIEYFKTVKVNPEWGTIYWDNGADLDPDVLYSVITGEAISSYHGNKFDSVKV; encoded by the coding sequence ATGCTGCAAGATATTATAGAAGTCATTCCTCAAGATAACTATCAACTCTATCTGAAATTTGAAGATGGAAAAGAAGGTATTATTGATGTTAGTCAATTAATTGAATTTACTGGTGTTTTTCAACCTTTACGGGATATAGAATATTTTAAAACTGTGAAAGTTAACCCTGAATGGGGAACAATTTATTGGGATAATGGCGCAGATTTAGATCCTGATGTTCTTTATTCCGTAATTACTGGTGAAGCTATTTCTAGCTATCATGGAAATAAATTTGATTCAGTCAAAGTTTAA
- a CDS encoding DUF4160 domain-containing protein, whose translation MPEICRFLGIIITMYYNDHPLPHFHVRYNQQKAIIDIETLSILEGKLSPRVLGLVIEWAAMHKSELLKNWNLARQNNSLEKIEPLE comes from the coding sequence ATGCCGGAAATCTGCCGTTTTTTAGGAATTATTATTACTATGTATTATAATGATCATCCTCTACCACATTTTCATGTTCGTTATAATCAACAAAAGGCAATTATTGATATAGAAACATTATCAATTTTAGAAGGTAAACTGAGTCCTAGAGTTTTAGGTTTAGTAATTGAATGGGCAGCAATGCACAAATCAGAACTTTTAAAAAACTGGAACTTGGCTAGACAAAATAATTCTTTAGAAAAAATAGAACCATTGGAATAA
- a CDS encoding DUF2267 domain-containing protein produces MTMTGLDTFDATVQKTIPWINELGKELGWENKHQVFQGLRATLHALRDRLTVEEAAHLGAQLPILLGGFYYENWRPGAKQTKDRTKEEFLQHIRDYFRNVNADIDPETLVRAVFKVMAQRVSQGEIEDVIHMMPPALRELWPEAVRT; encoded by the coding sequence ATGACAATGACAGGATTAGATACTTTTGATGCTACTGTACAGAAAACAATTCCTTGGATTAATGAGTTAGGAAAAGAGTTAGGTTGGGAAAATAAACACCAAGTTTTTCAAGGTTTGCGAGCTACATTACACGCATTGCGCGATCGCTTGACTGTGGAAGAAGCTGCCCATTTAGGAGCGCAATTACCCATTCTTTTAGGTGGATTTTATTACGAAAATTGGCGACCAGGTGCAAAACAAACTAAAGATAGAACAAAGGAAGAATTTTTACAGCATATTCGGGATTATTTCCGCAATGTTAATGCTGATATTGATCCAGAAACTTTGGTGCGTGCAGTTTTTAAGGTTATGGCTCAAAGAGTTTCCCAAGGAGAAATTGAAGATGTTATTCACATGATGCCCCCTGCTTTGCGAGAACTTTGGCCGGAAGCTGTGCGTACTTAA